A single Acidobacteriota bacterium DNA region contains:
- a CDS encoding 4Fe-4S dicluster domain-containing protein, whose translation MARYGFVIDLKKCYGCYTCQLACKAEHLTPPGIFWGRCLKGETGKYPTAIRQALPILCMQCDDPECKKVCPTKATTKRDDGIVVVDRKLCIGCRYCVLACPYGARYPVPQYRSYFEEHKNLPAPLEHSTNPFDDYARAKWFDKYGEGINTKCTFCHERVEKEMQPACVVSCPAKARYFGDLEDPESEISLLIKTQRGFQLNPEFGSDPAVYYLPPR comes from the coding sequence ATGGCAAGATATGGATTTGTCATAGACCTGAAGAAATGTTACGGCTGTTACACCTGTCAGTTAGCCTGCAAGGCTGAACATTTGACGCCTCCCGGGATCTTCTGGGGAAGGTGTCTAAAGGGAGAAACTGGAAAGTATCCAACTGCTATAAGACAGGCTCTCCCAATCCTCTGCATGCAATGCGACGACCCTGAATGTAAGAAGGTCTGCCCCACGAAAGCGACGACAAAACGCGATGACGGGATCGTCGTCGTCGACAGGAAACTGTGCATCGGCTGTCGATACTGTGTCCTGGCATGCCCTTATGGAGCGAGATATCCCGTGCCGCAATATAGGAGCTATTTCGAAGAGCACAAGAACCTTCCCGCTCCGCTGGAGCACAGCACCAATCCGTTCGATGACTATGCGAGGGCAAAATGGTTCGACAAGTATGGCGAGGGGATCAACACAAAGTGCACCTTCTGCCATGAGCGGGTCGAGAAAGAGATGCAGCCGGCCTGCGTCGTTTCCTGTCCGGCAAAGGCAAGGTATTTCGGAGACCTGGAAGACCCGGAAAGCGAGATATCGCTATTGATCAAGACACAACGGGGCTTTCAACTGAATCCGGAGTTTGGCTCGGATCCGGCCGTTTACTATCTACCACCAAGGTAA
- the nrfD gene encoding NrfD/PsrC family molybdoenzyme membrane anchor subunit: protein MEIKNIEGQTEWGWKIAAYLFLAGVGAGGYAAGVIADFLHWEFIARAGIIIGFPLVFIGTFFLIADLGVKMRALRAFMNPGTSWIAKGTWIISIFMVLGFIHIVTWFWPFQWLEAMRGLRLALSALNLIFALLTMIYTGVLLGASRPIPIWSTAVLPLLFLVSAVSTGVMAILLLLSCYGIGTGSEVEASLARLAKLDILLIILEFIVIASYLQATHRTVESRAAALLIIRGKLSGYFWGGVISVGLLLPILIEIIDVLFFKRAPLEATIILIFASTIPGLIGGLLLRFVVLAAGVKAPLRAAGIEYTIPRVTL, encoded by the coding sequence ATGGAAATAAAGAATATAGAAGGACAGACAGAATGGGGTTGGAAGATAGCTGCCTATCTTTTTCTTGCAGGAGTGGGAGCAGGCGGCTATGCCGCTGGAGTCATCGCGGATTTTCTCCACTGGGAGTTCATAGCACGCGCGGGGATCATCATTGGATTTCCCCTCGTCTTCATCGGAACTTTCTTCCTCATCGCCGACCTGGGCGTCAAGATGCGTGCGCTCCGTGCCTTCATGAATCCGGGAACGTCCTGGATCGCCAAAGGAACCTGGATCATCAGCATCTTCATGGTTCTCGGATTCATTCACATCGTGACATGGTTCTGGCCATTCCAGTGGCTCGAGGCGATGCGGGGGTTACGTCTCGCGCTCAGTGCTCTTAATCTCATCTTCGCTCTTCTCACGATGATCTATACAGGCGTTCTTCTAGGGGCTTCCAGACCAATTCCCATCTGGAGCACTGCGGTTCTTCCCCTGCTCTTCCTCGTTTCAGCCGTTTCGACAGGCGTCATGGCAATCCTTCTATTACTTTCCTGTTACGGAATCGGAACAGGTTCTGAAGTAGAAGCTTCTCTTGCCAGACTGGCTAAGCTTGACATCCTTCTCATCATCCTTGAATTCATCGTCATTGCCTCCTACCTGCAGGCCACGCACAGGACGGTGGAATCCAGGGCTGCTGCCCTTCTCATTATTCGCGGGAAACTTTCCGGCTACTTCTGGGGAGGCGTAATATCTGTCGGATTGCTCCTTCCGATTCTGATCGAGATCATCGATGTTCTCTTCTTCAAGAGAGCTCCTCTTGAAGCGACTATCATCCTCATTTTTGCATCCACGATTCCGGGTCTGATTGGAGGACTCTTGCTTAGATTCGTAGTCCTGGCTGCTGGAGTCAAGGCTCCGCTCCGTGCAGCAGGCATCGAATACACGATTCCCCGCGTCACTCTTTAA
- a CDS encoding Mov34/MPN/PAD-1 family protein → MIHHIEFGKELLDELIYTCRKALPQKAYGIIAGKEWEHADELYPLRTNLRSDDAEIDKIFASYGEFYCDRDRGFWIDRREQHQVFKAIEVKGQRVIGIYHSHRFRMAVPSPIDIELHYDPDVLLVIVSLATLGSPDVKAFRIFDKEYHEARITIVP, encoded by the coding sequence ATGATTCATCATATTGAATTCGGCAAAGAACTTCTTGATGAACTTATCTACACGTGCAGGAAAGCTCTACCGCAGAAGGCATATGGTATCATTGCTGGAAAGGAATGGGAACATGCCGATGAGTTATACCCTCTCAGGACAAATCTCAGATCCGATGATGCCGAGATAGACAAAATCTTCGCATCCTATGGAGAGTTCTACTGTGACAGGGACAGAGGGTTCTGGATCGACAGGAGAGAGCAGCATCAGGTCTTCAAAGCGATCGAAGTGAAGGGACAAAGGGTCATCGGCATCTATCACTCGCACAGATTCCGCATGGCCGTTCCGTCACCGATCGACATCGAGCTCCACTACGATCCTGATGTTTTACTTGTCATCGTTTCTCTGGCAACTCTTGGCAGCCCGGATGTTAAAGCATTCCGAATCTTTGATAAGGAGTACCATGAAGCCAGAATAACCATTGTGCCATAA
- a CDS encoding 4Fe-4S binding protein codes for MGKEPIKNLETGWVAVLDEEKCSLCEVCANKCPTSALTINQMEDMEELVFDFRLCDDCRGEPLCQKLCPEEAIFIEPAVSLEGSTELLAPAVLMKGVLLKCQDCGTPFVPGKKMETIIAKERVGGKDIQKYCPDCRRKRLLKKFSPTQL; via the coding sequence ATGGGTAAAGAGCCAATAAAAAACTTAGAGACAGGCTGGGTGGCGGTTCTCGATGAGGAGAAATGTTCCCTCTGTGAGGTATGCGCTAACAAGTGTCCTACCTCGGCTCTGACGATTAATCAAATGGAAGACATGGAGGAGCTCGTCTTCGATTTCAGACTCTGCGATGACTGCAGGGGAGAGCCGCTCTGTCAGAAACTTTGTCCTGAGGAGGCCATATTCATCGAGCCTGCCGTTTCTCTTGAAGGCTCCACCGAATTGCTTGCGCCTGCCGTCCTCATGAAGGGAGTTCTCCTGAAGTGCCAGGACTGTGGTACCCCTTTTGTGCCAGGGAAGAAGATGGAGACCATCATCGCCAAAGAAAGAGTCGGGGGGAAGGATATTCAGAAGTACTGTCCTGACTGCCGCCGGAAGCGCCTCTTGAAAAAATTCAGCCCCACTCAACTATGA
- a CDS encoding CaiB/BaiF CoA-transferase family protein produces the protein MAGPLKGVRVLDLSRILAGPFCSMILGDLGAEVIKVERPGCGDDTRTWGPPFIAGESTYFLSINRSKRSITIDLKSRRGVEIVKELAKKSDILIENFPPGTMEEFGLDYETLRSLNPRLIYCSVTGFGPDGPYRNRTGYDLVASAVGGLMSITGDEGGPPVKVGIAITDVVTGLYANGAVVAALHARSRTGVGQRIDISLLEAQVAALINAASAYLNTGFIHRRLGTAHESIVPYQGFRVKDKYMVIAVGNDKIFANLCHALNLPHLLDEPKFRTNADRVKNRRELVTILGCRLLEKSCDEWMELFEKYSIPAGPVNSIDEVFRDPQVLHRRMLLEMAHPKAGKVRMAGIPVKYSETKAEAKLPPPLLGEHTEEILKNILEYNDMEIERLRKEKII, from the coding sequence ATGGCAGGACCACTGAAGGGTGTGCGCGTTCTCGATCTGAGCCGGATCCTTGCAGGACCATTCTGCTCTATGATCCTGGGAGATCTGGGAGCGGAGGTCATAAAGGTCGAAAGACCCGGCTGCGGCGACGACACGAGGACCTGGGGTCCACCCTTCATAGCGGGTGAAAGCACATATTTCCTTAGCATCAACCGCAGCAAGAGGAGTATCACGATCGATCTGAAGAGTAGAAGAGGCGTCGAGATCGTCAAAGAGCTTGCAAAAAAGTCAGACATCTTAATCGAGAACTTCCCGCCAGGAACAATGGAAGAGTTTGGACTGGATTACGAAACCCTTAGAAGCTTGAACCCTCGGCTCATCTACTGCTCGGTGACTGGATTCGGTCCCGATGGTCCCTACAGAAACAGAACGGGGTACGATCTTGTGGCATCAGCCGTCGGAGGGCTGATGAGCATAACAGGTGATGAGGGGGGGCCACCAGTAAAGGTCGGTATCGCTATAACAGACGTCGTAACGGGGCTGTACGCTAATGGAGCCGTCGTGGCTGCTCTACATGCGCGATCGAGGACGGGAGTGGGGCAGAGGATCGACATCTCGTTGCTTGAGGCTCAAGTGGCGGCTCTCATCAATGCGGCAAGTGCCTATCTCAACACTGGCTTCATCCATCGAAGACTCGGTACTGCTCATGAGTCAATCGTTCCCTATCAGGGATTCAGGGTAAAGGACAAATACATGGTCATTGCCGTCGGCAACGACAAGATATTCGCCAATCTATGCCATGCCTTGAATCTACCACATCTTCTCGATGAGCCGAAGTTCCGCACCAATGCTGACCGGGTGAAAAACAGGAGGGAGCTTGTCACAATCCTCGGCTGTAGGTTGCTGGAGAAGAGCTGCGATGAATGGATGGAGCTCTTCGAGAAATATTCCATTCCCGCTGGGCCAGTCAACAGCATCGATGAGGTCTTTCGGGACCCGCAGGTTCTTCATCGCAGAATGCTTCTGGAGATGGCTCATCCAAAGGCCGGGAAGGTAAGAATGGCTGGAATCCCGGTCAAGTATTCGGAGACGAAGGCCGAGGCGAAGCTTCCCCCGCCGCTTTTAGGTGAGCATACGGAAGAGATACTGAAGAACATCCTTGAATACAATGACATGGAGATCGAAAGACTCAGAAAAGAGAAGATAATTTAA